The following are encoded together in the Zingiber officinale cultivar Zhangliang chromosome 8A, Zo_v1.1, whole genome shotgun sequence genome:
- the LOC122010290 gene encoding patatin-like protein 2 — MASDGTDPATSDSKPPPSLGKRITVLSIDGGGVRGLIPATIIDFLESELQKLDGPDARIADYFDVISGTSTGGLVATMLAAPGENNKPLFAAKDIVQFYLDHSPKIFPQQRSGFLSPALNLVDALAGPKYNGKYLHTKIQELLGDTKLSQTLTNIVIPTFDIKISQPIIFSTYETEKNPLKNALLSDICISTSAAPTYLPGHYFETHDDQGTTKSFNLIDGGVAANNPTISAISEVTKQILKSNTDFDSYQPVDYSRFLVLSIGTGTPKQEENYSAQTSARWGLLGWLYNGGNTPIIDIFSQASSDMVDIHLAHVFQAQDSEGRYFRIQDDTLTGDATSVDKSTEKNLQNLVEIGKKLLEKPVSRVNLETGLSEPVVDGKGGTTSNRDRLVYFAKKLSSERKRRQESLASNA, encoded by the exons ATGGCGAGCGATGGAACTGATCCGGCCACCTCCGACTCAAAGCCTCCGCCATCCCTCGGGAAGAGGATCACCGTCCTTTCCATCGACGGCGGCGGTGTTCGCGGGCTGATCCCCGCGACGATCATCGACTTCCTTGAATCAGAACTGCAG AAACTCGACGGGCCTGATGCGAGAATAGCTGACTACTTCGACGTGATCTCCGGCACGAGCACCGGTGGCCTTGTCGCCACCATGCTCGCCGCTCCCGGAGAGAATAACAAACCACTGTTCGCCGCCAAGGACATTGTTCAGTTCTATTTGGATCATAGTCCCAAGATTTTTCCACAGCAAAG gTCTGGGTTCCTGAGTCCAGCACTCAACTTGGTTGATGCTCTCGCTGGACCAAAATACAATGGCAAGTACCTTCACACCAAGATTCAAGAACTCTTAGGCGACACAAAATTAAGTCAAACTTTGACCAACATCGTCATCCCTACTTTTGACATTAAAATTTCTCAACCCATCATATTCTCCACTTATGAG ACGGAGAAGAATCCGTTGAAGAACGCTCTTCTGTCGGACATCTGCATCAGCACCTCCGCCGCCCCCACATACCTCCCGGGGCATTACTTTGAAACCCATGACGATCAAGGAACGACGAAGAGCTTCAACCTCATCGACGGCGGCGTGGCGGCAAATAACCCA ACGATATCCGCCATAAGCGAAGTGACGAAGCAGATTCTGAAATCGAACACGGATTTCGACTCGTACCAACCGGTCGACTACAGTCGGTTTCTGGTGCTCTCGATCGGGACCGGAACACCTAAACAGGAGGAGAATTATAGCGCACAGACGAGCGCTCGATGGGGTTTGCTCGGGTGGTTGTACAACGGAGGAAATACTCCCATCATCGACATTTTCTCCCAGGCGAGCTCCGACATGGTGGATATCCATCTAGCACATGTTTTTCAGGCACAGGACAGTGAAGGCCGTTACTTTCGCATACAG gaCGATACTTTGACTGGTGATGCGACTTCGGTGGATAAGTCGACGGAGAAGAACTTACAGAATTTGGTGGAGATCGGGAAGAAACTGCTGGAGAAGCCGGTGTCGAGGGTGAACCTGGAGACAGGCCTGTCGGAGCCGGTGGTGGATGGGAAGGGAGGAACCACATCGAACCGAGATCGACTCGTCTACTTCGCCAAGAAGTTGTCGAGTGAAAGGAAGCGTCGGCAGGAGAGTTTGGCTTCCAATGCGTGA